A genomic window from Acinetobacter chinensis includes:
- a CDS encoding GNAT family N-acetyltransferase: MNYSIETPRLILRQWKDCDYAYFYRMGQCTDVMKYFPGLLNNEQNKALADKFRTIIDTQGWGVWAIELKASRQFIGFSGLHDQPEQFSFSPCTETGWRLSADCWGQGFATEAAIASLHFAFEILRKTEMVAFTASQNKPSLAVMHRLGMDYVQDFDHPALQQDHPLRKHLLYKITREAFQENHGEYGLNQSVRIVQG; this comes from the coding sequence ATGAATTACAGTATTGAAACCCCACGACTTATTTTACGTCAGTGGAAGGACTGCGATTATGCTTATTTTTACAGAATGGGACAGTGCACAGATGTGATGAAATATTTCCCAGGCTTATTGAACAATGAGCAAAACAAAGCGCTGGCGGATAAATTCAGAACCATCATAGATACACAGGGCTGGGGGGTCTGGGCAATCGAGTTAAAAGCCAGTCGACAGTTTATTGGGTTTAGCGGTTTGCATGATCAGCCTGAACAGTTTTCATTTTCTCCATGTACGGAAACAGGCTGGCGCTTAAGTGCAGACTGCTGGGGACAAGGTTTTGCAACAGAAGCTGCAATAGCGTCTTTGCATTTTGCATTTGAAATTCTGAGAAAAACAGAAATGGTGGCTTTTACCGCCAGCCAGAATAAGCCTTCTCTGGCTGTCATGCACCGTTTAGGAATGGATTATGTTCAGGATTTTGATCATCCTGCATTACAGCAGGATCATCCATTAAGAAAACACTTACTGTATAAAATTACGCGTGAAGCGTTTCAAGAAAATCACGGTGAATATGGCTTAAATCAATCAGTTCGTATTGTGCAAGGTTAA
- a CDS encoding electron transfer flavoprotein subunit beta/FixA family protein, which translates to MKALVAVKRVVDANVKVRVKPDNSGVDLTNVKMSINPFDEIAVEEAVRLKEKGTVSEIVVVSIGPKEAQEQIRSAMALGADRGILVEADDSQLGALEIAKILKGIVEAEQPQLVLLGKQAIDDDSNQVGQMLGALLGAGQGTFASVVTVNGDKVQVTREVDGGLQTVELNTPAIITTDLRLNEPRYAALPNIMKARKKPLDTKSPADYGVTATSKLKTVKVEPPAERKAGVQVKSVDELVEKLKNEAKVI; encoded by the coding sequence ATGAAGGCTCTTGTTGCTGTAAAACGTGTGGTTGATGCCAACGTTAAAGTTCGCGTTAAACCGGACAATAGTGGGGTAGACCTTACTAACGTTAAGATGTCAATTAACCCATTCGATGAAATCGCAGTGGAAGAAGCGGTTCGCTTAAAAGAAAAAGGAACTGTTTCAGAAATCGTTGTTGTTTCTATTGGTCCTAAAGAAGCGCAGGAACAGATCCGTTCTGCTATGGCGCTTGGTGCTGACCGCGGTATTCTGGTTGAAGCTGACGACAGCCAGCTGGGTGCGCTTGAAATTGCTAAAATCCTGAAAGGAATCGTTGAAGCTGAACAGCCTCAGCTGGTTCTTCTGGGTAAACAGGCAATTGATGACGACTCAAACCAGGTTGGTCAGATGCTTGGTGCTTTACTTGGCGCAGGTCAGGGTACATTCGCTTCAGTTGTGACTGTAAATGGCGATAAAGTACAGGTTACACGTGAAGTTGACGGTGGTTTACAGACTGTAGAGCTGAACACTCCTGCGATCATCACGACTGACTTACGTTTGAACGAGCCACGTTATGCGGCACTTCCAAACATCATGAAAGCACGTAAGAAACCGCTTGATACTAAATCTCCAGCAGATTACGGCGTGACTGCAACTTCTAAACTGAAAACAGTTAAAGTTGAGCCACCTGCAGAGCGTAAAGCTGGCGTACAGGTGAAGTCTGTAGACGAGCTTGTTGAAAAACTTAAAAATGAAGCGAAAGTGATCTAA
- a CDS encoding FAD-binding protein — MSILVIAEHDNKALNGATLNVVAAAQKIGGDITVLVAGSGAQAVADAAAKVAGVSKVLLADDAAYANQLAENVAKLVASIGAGYSHILAASTTTGKNILPRAAALLDVSMITDIIAVDGPKTFKRPIYAGNAIATVESGESVVVATVRGTAFDAVAAEGGSAAVEAAASTGDTGISKFISEEIVKSERPELTAARIVVSGGRGVASGENYHKVLDPLADKLGAAQGASRAAVDAGFVPNDMQVGQTGKIVAPDLYIAVGISGAIQHLAGMKDSKVIVAINKDEEAPINAVADYWLVGDLNTVVPELVSKL; from the coding sequence ATGAGTATTTTAGTTATCGCTGAGCACGACAATAAAGCACTGAACGGTGCAACATTAAACGTTGTAGCTGCTGCTCAGAAAATCGGTGGTGATATCACTGTATTGGTTGCAGGTTCTGGTGCTCAGGCAGTTGCAGATGCTGCTGCTAAAGTTGCTGGCGTAAGCAAAGTATTACTTGCTGATGATGCTGCTTATGCAAATCAGCTGGCTGAAAACGTTGCAAAATTAGTTGCTTCTATCGGTGCGGGTTATTCTCACATCCTTGCTGCTTCTACTACGACAGGTAAAAACATTTTACCTCGCGCTGCTGCACTTTTAGACGTAAGCATGATCACTGATATCATCGCTGTTGACGGTCCTAAGACTTTCAAACGTCCAATCTATGCAGGTAACGCGATTGCAACTGTAGAATCTGGCGAATCAGTTGTTGTTGCAACTGTTCGTGGTACTGCATTTGATGCGGTTGCTGCTGAAGGTGGTTCTGCTGCGGTTGAAGCTGCTGCTTCTACAGGTGATACAGGTATTTCCAAGTTCATTTCTGAAGAAATCGTGAAATCAGAACGCCCAGAATTAACTGCTGCGCGTATCGTTGTATCTGGTGGTCGTGGTGTAGCTTCTGGTGAAAACTACCACAAAGTACTTGATCCACTTGCTGACAAGCTTGGTGCTGCTCAAGGCGCTTCACGTGCTGCGGTTGATGCTGGCTTCGTTCCAAACGATATGCAGGTTGGTCAGACTGGTAAAATCGTTGCACCAGACTTGTACATCGCTGTAGGTATCTCTGGTGCGATTCAGCATCTGGCGGGTATGAAAGATTCTAAAGTGATCGTTGCGATCAACAAAGATGAAGAAGCACCAATCAATGCTGTAGCTGACTACTGGTTAGTTGGCGATCTGAATACTGTTGTTCCAGAACTGGTTTCTAAACTGTAA
- the gyrA gene encoding DNA gyrase subunit A, whose product MSVSEIRPIAIEDELKHSYLDYAMSVIVSRALPDVRDGLKPVHRRVLFAMHELGNDYNKAYKKSARVVGDVIGKYHPHGDYAVYETIVRMAQDFSLRYQLVDGQGNFGSVDGDSAAAMRYTEVRMRKLTHEMLADLEKDTVEWEDNYDGSERIPQVMPTRIPNLLVNGVTGIAVGMATNMAPHNMTEVIHACLAYAENPNIAIEGLMEHISGPDFPTGGIIYGKSGIVDAYRTGKGRLHIRGKYHIEEDQKSGRSTIVFTEIPYQVNKAKTIERIAELVKEKKLEGISELRDESDKEGMRIAIDLKRGENAEVIVNNLFLNTQLENSFSINMVCLDNGQPKLMNLKDIIAAFIRHRQEVVTRRTMFELRKARERGHILEGLTVALANIDAIIETIKTSANPQEARERLQAGEWAGGGVVALLAAAGSVSVRPDEIEGEDPSKPFGLNGDIYRLSPAQVGAILELRLHRLTGLEQDKLHAEYTEILGQIAELTAILNDFNLLMGVIKEELSLVLQQYGDARKTEIVESRIDFSREDLIPEEQMVLTVSKTGYAKTQPLSDYAAQRRGGRGKSATSMKEDDYIQHLIVTSSHATVLCFTNVGKVYRLRVFEVPQASRGAKGRPMVNLLPLDAEETITAILPMIEAPKKFTERLVEFRSFVRSNVEKLRENAIIDGHYEALKSAFAELGENPDDLSPALRTQLKELSAELTASDSDDSLVAEFAERAENVRKNFYVFMATEFGTIKRVELEQFSNVRSNGLRAIELNEGDTLIGVAITDGEQQIMLFSNEGKAIRFAETDVRAMGRSAKGVRGMRVTVGAAQVEEADDTESDDEDTSDSAFISRIVSLVVVPETGEVLCASENGYGKRTPVDNFPTKKRGGKGVIAIKTSERNGALVGAVAIDASKELMLISDGGTLVRTRASEVAETGRNAQGVRLIRLGQDEILVGVEAIEAVEEDIIVDENTEVSEHIVDDETIVDTTENESDLRESEED is encoded by the coding sequence ATGAGCGTATCGGAAATTAGACCGATTGCCATTGAGGATGAACTCAAGCACTCGTATCTGGATTATGCAATGAGCGTGATCGTATCACGTGCATTGCCAGATGTTCGGGACGGTCTAAAACCTGTTCATCGTCGTGTGCTTTTCGCAATGCACGAACTGGGCAATGACTACAACAAAGCGTACAAAAAGTCTGCCCGTGTTGTCGGTGATGTCATCGGTAAATATCACCCTCATGGTGATTATGCTGTTTACGAAACCATCGTCCGTATGGCGCAGGACTTCAGCTTGCGTTACCAGCTGGTGGATGGTCAGGGGAACTTCGGTTCGGTCGATGGCGACAGTGCAGCAGCAATGCGTTATACCGAAGTCCGGATGCGCAAACTGACGCATGAAATGCTTGCAGATCTTGAAAAAGATACCGTTGAGTGGGAAGACAACTATGACGGTTCAGAGCGCATTCCTCAGGTTATGCCGACCCGTATTCCCAACCTGCTGGTCAATGGTGTAACAGGTATTGCAGTGGGTATGGCGACCAATATGGCGCCGCACAACATGACTGAAGTCATTCATGCCTGCCTTGCATATGCTGAAAACCCAAATATTGCCATCGAAGGTCTGATGGAACATATTTCGGGTCCGGATTTCCCGACTGGCGGTATTATTTACGGTAAATCGGGTATTGTCGATGCATACCGTACCGGTAAAGGTCGTCTGCATATCCGTGGTAAATACCATATTGAAGAAGATCAGAAGTCTGGTCGCAGCACGATTGTCTTTACTGAAATTCCTTATCAGGTCAACAAAGCTAAAACCATTGAGCGTATCGCTGAACTGGTGAAAGAAAAGAAACTTGAAGGTATCTCTGAGCTTCGTGACGAATCTGATAAAGAAGGAATGCGTATTGCGATTGATCTGAAGCGTGGTGAAAACGCTGAAGTCATTGTCAATAATCTGTTCCTGAATACTCAGCTTGAAAACTCATTCAGCATTAACATGGTCTGCCTGGATAATGGTCAGCCTAAATTAATGAATCTGAAGGATATTATTGCTGCATTTATCCGTCACCGTCAGGAAGTTGTGACCCGTCGTACCATGTTTGAGCTGCGTAAAGCACGTGAGCGTGGACATATTTTAGAAGGTCTGACGGTTGCTTTAGCAAATATTGATGCAATTATTGAAACCATTAAAACTTCTGCAAATCCTCAGGAAGCGCGTGAACGCTTACAGGCGGGTGAATGGGCAGGCGGTGGAGTGGTTGCTTTGCTTGCTGCGGCAGGTTCTGTTTCAGTTCGTCCTGATGAAATTGAGGGTGAAGATCCGTCTAAACCATTTGGTCTGAATGGCGATATTTACCGTTTGTCTCCAGCACAGGTTGGTGCAATTTTAGAATTGCGTTTACACCGTTTAACAGGTCTGGAACAGGATAAATTACACGCAGAATATACTGAAATCTTAGGTCAGATTGCGGAACTGACAGCAATCCTGAATGATTTCAATTTATTGATGGGTGTGATTAAAGAAGAACTTTCACTGGTTCTGCAACAGTATGGCGATGCCCGTAAAACTGAAATTGTTGAATCGCGTATTGATTTCTCTCGTGAAGATTTAATTCCAGAAGAGCAGATGGTACTGACCGTATCTAAAACCGGTTATGCTAAAACTCAGCCATTGTCTGACTATGCAGCGCAACGTCGTGGTGGTCGTGGTAAATCTGCAACTTCAATGAAAGAAGATGATTACATTCAGCATCTGATCGTAACTTCAAGCCATGCAACCGTACTTTGCTTTACCAATGTCGGTAAAGTCTACCGTTTACGTGTATTTGAAGTACCTCAGGCTTCCCGCGGTGCGAAAGGTCGTCCGATGGTGAACCTGTTGCCACTGGATGCAGAAGAAACCATCACCGCGATTCTGCCGATGATTGAAGCGCCGAAGAAATTCACTGAGCGCCTGGTTGAATTCCGTAGTTTTGTCCGTAGCAATGTTGAAAAACTGCGTGAAAATGCCATCATTGATGGACATTATGAAGCGCTGAAATCTGCATTTGCAGAACTGGGTGAAAATCCGGATGATCTTTCTCCGGCTTTACGTACCCAGCTGAAAGAACTCAGTGCTGAACTGACGGCTTCTGACAGTGATGACAGTCTGGTTGCTGAGTTTGCAGAACGTGCTGAAAATGTCCGTAAAAACTTCTATGTCTTTATGGCAACTGAATTCGGTACGATTAAGCGTGTTGAACTGGAACAGTTCAGCAATGTACGTTCAAACGGTTTACGTGCAATTGAGCTGAACGAAGGCGATACCTTGATTGGTGTAGCGATCACAGACGGTGAACAGCAGATCATGCTGTTCTCAAATGAAGGTAAAGCAATCCGCTTTGCTGAAACTGATGTCCGTGCGATGGGTCGTTCTGCAAAAGGTGTCCGTGGTATGCGGGTAACGGTTGGAGCAGCTCAGGTCGAAGAGGCTGACGATACTGAATCAGATGATGAAGATACTTCCGATTCTGCATTTATCAGTCGTATTGTTTCCCTGGTTGTTGTTCCTGAAACAGGTGAAGTACTGTGTGCTTCTGAAAATGGTTACGGTAAACGTACCCCTGTAGACAACTTCCCAACCAAGAAACGTGGCGGTAAAGGCGTTATTGCAATTAAAACATCAGAACGTAACGGTGCGCTTGTTGGAGCTGTTGCAATTGATGCAAGCAAAGAGCTGATGCTGATTTCTGACGGTGGAACACTGGTTCGTACACGTGCTTCTGAAGTCGCAGAAACAGGTCGTAATGCACAGGGTGTCCGTCTGATCCGTTTAGGTCAGGACGAAATACTGGTTGGCGTGGAAGCAATTGAAGCGGTGGAAGAAGATATTATTGTAGATGAAAATACAGAAGTATCTGAGCATATCGTGGATGATGAGACCATTGTCGATACAACTGAAAATGAGTCAGATCTGAGAGAGTCAGAAGAAGACTGA
- a CDS encoding ABC transporter permease: MKKTTSFLHFYIRTFKDIAANSSILTTLILSVFFYSFFYPTAYKAEHAESLPIVIVDEEQSLMTSTIIQEVSKSPNVRIQSITGNFAAAEQLIREQKADGILLLPHNLSNSIYRGETGGIGLYLSAAYFLKTKQIGLGLAGSIENAVAEQAAKFGNISHFSPALSIHQIPLFNVLSGYGSYIFPAIAPLIIHQTIVLGLSMLIAGYREKKWRPSHTELIGIFTAILTIGCLGCFYLFGFTFWFYDYPHGGNFWGMLLAVPVFISCIIALTLLIASFLDMPERAGHVIVFSSIPLFLLSGTAWPHAAMPQWMQWLGNILPSTQGIQMFIQLNQMGVSTSTVIPKLIYLLCFTAFCLLWANYRLRHK; this comes from the coding sequence ATGAAAAAAACAACCTCTTTCTTACACTTTTATATCAGAACATTTAAAGACATAGCCGCCAACAGTTCCATTCTGACGACTCTTATTCTTTCAGTTTTTTTCTACAGTTTTTTTTATCCCACCGCCTATAAAGCAGAACATGCAGAATCACTGCCGATCGTGATTGTTGATGAAGAACAAAGCCTGATGACTTCCACGATTATTCAGGAAGTCTCAAAAAGTCCCAATGTCCGTATTCAGTCCATTACAGGAAACTTTGCTGCTGCTGAGCAGCTGATCCGTGAGCAGAAAGCCGATGGCATACTGCTGCTGCCACATAACCTGTCCAACAGTATTTATCGTGGAGAAACCGGAGGAATAGGACTTTATCTGAGTGCCGCCTATTTTTTAAAAACCAAGCAGATTGGTCTCGGACTGGCAGGTTCAATTGAAAATGCAGTTGCAGAACAGGCTGCAAAATTTGGAAATATTTCCCACTTTTCGCCCGCTCTGTCCATCCATCAGATTCCATTATTCAATGTGCTTTCTGGCTATGGCAGCTATATTTTTCCTGCGATTGCTCCTCTGATTATCCATCAGACGATTGTGCTTGGCTTAAGTATGCTGATCGCAGGTTACCGTGAAAAAAAATGGCGACCGTCTCACACTGAACTGATAGGGATTTTTACAGCAATACTCACTATCGGCTGTCTGGGGTGCTTCTATTTATTTGGATTTACATTCTGGTTTTATGATTATCCGCATGGAGGAAACTTCTGGGGTATGCTGCTTGCTGTACCTGTCTTTATCAGCTGTATTATAGCCCTGACCCTGCTCATAGCTTCTTTTCTGGATATGCCCGAACGTGCAGGTCATGTCATTGTCTTCAGTTCCATTCCGCTGTTTTTACTGTCAGGCACCGCGTGGCCCCATGCTGCCATGCCCCAGTGGATGCAATGGTTGGGCAATATTCTGCCATCCACACAGGGCATACAGATGTTTATCCAGTTAAATCAGATGGGTGTGTCCACCAGTACCGTGATTCCCAAACTGATTTATTTACTGTGCTTTACAGCCTTTTGCCTGCTATGGGCAAACTATAGATTGCGACATAAATAA
- a CDS encoding ABC transporter permease, with amino-acid sequence MWSGILRELKYLRSHKWDLSLVTVVPAFIIVLFSCMFYQGKPDHLPIALIDQDHSALSQTVQKYISHNNTLSIYIQTDNLKEAEQLLNQTRIWGYVLIPPGAEQRLVQAKDAEIAIAFNQSYFSVGNTISSAMLVSTLQATSDFMGSSFLEQKIPFIQAPTPHVKISALYNPGLSYEFYLEPFMIPAILHLLLCCCVAFAVGQEFKFSTQHQWTAGQPHWGALFSKCMTYVVIFTLWTWLWMIWLIEFRGWFTAGSLWLIMLAQILFYSAYAFISATVVLVTGNLAKTFGFIAVYGGSSLSFAGVTLPLNNAPLFTKFWANIIPYTPYAKLQTEQWVIGSPLNISVIPFTVLLFYCLFYFAVASLVLKKKTEV; translated from the coding sequence CTGTGGTCAGGAATTCTGCGTGAATTAAAATATTTGCGCAGTCATAAATGGGATCTCAGCCTGGTCACAGTTGTACCTGCATTCATTATTGTTTTATTCAGCTGTATGTTTTATCAGGGAAAACCTGATCACTTGCCCATTGCACTGATTGATCAGGATCACAGTGCCTTAAGTCAGACTGTTCAGAAATATATCAGTCATAACAACACACTGAGTATCTATATACAGACTGATAATTTAAAAGAAGCTGAACAGTTACTGAATCAGACCCGAATCTGGGGCTATGTCCTGATTCCACCTGGTGCGGAACAGCGTCTTGTTCAGGCAAAAGATGCTGAGATTGCAATTGCATTCAATCAGAGTTATTTCAGTGTGGGCAACACTATTTCATCTGCCATGCTGGTCAGTACATTACAGGCAACATCAGATTTTATGGGAAGCAGTTTTCTTGAACAGAAAATTCCTTTTATTCAAGCCCCTACCCCGCATGTCAAAATTTCAGCACTGTATAACCCAGGTTTAAGTTATGAGTTTTATCTTGAACCTTTTATGATTCCAGCCATCTTACATCTGTTGCTCTGCTGCTGTGTTGCTTTTGCTGTAGGACAGGAATTCAAATTTTCCACTCAGCATCAGTGGACAGCAGGTCAACCCCACTGGGGAGCTTTATTTTCCAAATGTATGACCTATGTGGTGATCTTTACACTATGGACCTGGTTATGGATGATCTGGCTGATCGAGTTTCGTGGGTGGTTCACCGCAGGTAGCTTATGGCTGATCATGCTGGCTCAGATTCTGTTTTACAGTGCTTACGCCTTTATCAGTGCGACTGTTGTACTGGTAACAGGAAATTTAGCTAAAACTTTCGGCTTTATTGCGGTTTATGGTGGTTCTTCCCTCAGTTTTGCAGGTGTTACCCTTCCCTTAAATAATGCACCCTTATTCACAAAATTCTGGGCGAATATTATTCCTTATACCCCTTATGCAAAACTGCAGACTGAACAATGGGTGATTGGCAGTCCGCTGAATATCTCTGTCATTCCTTTTACTGTTTTACTGTTTTACTGCCTGTTTTATTTTGCAGTCGCAAGCTTGGTTCTGAAAAAGAAAACTGAGGTGTAA
- a CDS encoding TolC family protein, with product MKIKRANHKKVLSTAVQFCFCLGIIPCLLLSSSLHAESLSYVQAEQQILQDSYTSQANQALQKASELEADAVKGLGLPRVDLNVRAYAFHNEVDIPLDSFKNNLEHTLSQGVNDKVNQWQTEQNLPSGIADPLKQGLNQTIHSGMGLFPDSANVVLEDEVIRPTVSVLMPLYTGGLTTSAKEIAGIKAQRSQLTTKQQQDVQRFELIQVYFGVQLKKQLLHSAQFNMNAMQKHYNNALKLENQGFISKGQRMQFEVAKNNAERNLQNTQADLKAGLFQLNNLMQSSQITDLNTPLFINSTQNQSLNTLLKTYQDQSSLIRKMQLDTELASANVKAQSAAKKPNLFAFGEYSLDEKQNWIVGVVARYNLFSGVDKNKNIQAAELQRYASQLLTARTRQETENIIFKSYTEIATAQQSNLLIQQNIKAAQENLRIQELSFKEDMGTATQVVDAQNSLTVLQSEQALNAYKYILSLAALLQSHGSIDQFQSYVNQTNTIYIR from the coding sequence ATGAAGATAAAAAGAGCAAATCATAAAAAAGTCTTATCAACTGCCGTACAGTTCTGCTTCTGTCTTGGAATCATTCCCTGCCTGTTGCTCAGCAGTTCCCTGCATGCTGAAAGTCTGAGTTATGTTCAGGCAGAACAACAGATTCTACAGGACTCCTATACCAGTCAGGCAAATCAGGCTTTACAGAAAGCTTCCGAACTTGAGGCTGATGCAGTCAAAGGACTGGGACTGCCCCGTGTAGACTTAAATGTCCGTGCTTATGCTTTTCATAATGAAGTCGATATTCCACTCGATTCATTTAAAAACAATCTGGAACATACGCTCTCTCAAGGGGTCAATGACAAAGTCAATCAATGGCAAACTGAACAGAATTTACCTTCAGGTATCGCTGATCCACTTAAACAGGGACTGAACCAGACCATCCACAGTGGTATGGGTTTATTTCCTGATTCAGCAAATGTCGTACTTGAAGACGAAGTGATCCGTCCCACTGTTTCTGTACTGATGCCCCTTTATACAGGAGGACTGACCACATCCGCCAAAGAAATTGCTGGAATTAAAGCCCAGAGAAGTCAGCTGACCACGAAACAGCAACAGGATGTACAGCGATTTGAACTGATTCAGGTATATTTTGGTGTACAGCTGAAAAAACAGTTGCTGCATTCAGCTCAGTTCAATATGAATGCAATGCAGAAACATTATAACAATGCTTTAAAATTGGAAAATCAGGGTTTCATCAGTAAAGGACAGCGGATGCAGTTTGAAGTTGCAAAAAACAATGCCGAACGAAATCTACAAAATACCCAGGCTGATCTGAAAGCCGGTCTGTTCCAGCTGAATAACTTAATGCAAAGCAGTCAGATCACCGATCTGAACACCCCTTTATTTATTAACTCAACTCAGAATCAGTCTTTAAACACTTTACTGAAAACCTATCAGGATCAATCTTCACTGATCCGTAAAATGCAGCTGGATACTGAACTTGCCAGTGCCAATGTAAAAGCGCAGAGTGCAGCCAAAAAACCGAATCTGTTCGCATTTGGTGAATACAGCCTCGATGAAAAACAGAACTGGATTGTAGGCGTTGTTGCACGCTATAACCTGTTCTCGGGTGTTGATAAAAACAAAAACATTCAGGCTGCTGAGCTGCAACGCTATGCCTCTCAGTTACTGACAGCACGCACCCGACAGGAAACTGAAAACATTATTTTTAAATCCTATACTGAAATCGCTACAGCACAGCAAAGTAACCTTTTGATTCAACAGAATATAAAAGCAGCTCAGGAAAATTTAAGAATTCAGGAGCTGTCATTTAAAGAAGACATGGGAACAGCAACACAGGTGGTTGATGCGCAGAACTCACTGACAGTTCTTCAGTCTGAACAGGCTTTAAATGCCTATAAATACATTCTTTCGCTCGCTGCGCTTTTACAGAGCCATGGTTCCATAGATCAGTTTCAGAGCTATGTGAATCAGACCAATACGATTTATATTCGCTGA
- the serC gene encoding 3-phosphoserine/phosphohydroxythreonine transaminase yields the protein MRAYNFCAGPAALPTAVLEKAQAEMLDWQGKGLSIMEMSHRSKDYVAVAEKAEADLRKLMNIPENYKVLFLQGGASLQFSAIPLNLLGKNPKADYIHTGIWSEKATKEAQRYGDINIIEAGTSIDGKLAISDQSNWNLSNDAAYVHYADNETIGGIQFAGIPETDKPLVSDFSSSILSTPLDVSKFGLIYAGAQKNIGPAGLTLVIVRDDLLDQAKPEIPSLLKYGSQAKNDSMVNTPATYAWYLSGLVFEWLLENGGVDAMHKTNLQKSELLYGYIDGSDFYNNPIAVQNRSIMNVPFTLADEALDKLFLKEAEENHLLNLAGHRSVGGMRASIYNAVPLEGVQALVNFMDDFAKRNG from the coding sequence ATGCGCGCGTACAATTTCTGTGCTGGTCCTGCTGCATTACCTACTGCCGTTTTAGAAAAAGCTCAGGCTGAAATGCTGGATTGGCAGGGTAAAGGCTTATCCATCATGGAAATGAGCCATCGTAGCAAAGACTATGTGGCTGTCGCTGAAAAGGCAGAAGCTGATCTTCGTAAACTGATGAACATTCCTGAAAACTACAAAGTTCTGTTTTTACAGGGTGGTGCATCCTTACAGTTTTCTGCTATTCCTTTAAACCTGCTGGGTAAAAATCCTAAAGCGGATTATATCCATACGGGTATCTGGTCTGAAAAAGCAACCAAAGAAGCTCAGCGTTATGGTGATATCAATATCATCGAAGCAGGCACAAGTATCGATGGTAAATTAGCGATCAGCGATCAAAGTAACTGGAACCTGTCGAATGATGCAGCTTATGTGCATTATGCTGATAATGAAACTATTGGTGGCATTCAGTTTGCCGGTATCCCTGAAACAGATAAACCTTTAGTTTCAGATTTTTCTTCAAGCATTTTATCTACGCCATTGGATGTATCAAAATTTGGTCTGATTTATGCAGGTGCGCAAAAGAATATCGGTCCAGCTGGCTTAACTTTAGTGATTGTCCGTGACGATTTACTGGATCAGGCAAAACCTGAAATTCCAAGTTTATTGAAATATGGTTCGCAGGCTAAAAACGATTCCATGGTCAATACACCAGCAACTTATGCATGGTATTTATCTGGTCTGGTATTTGAATGGTTACTGGAAAATGGTGGTGTGGATGCAATGCACAAAACCAATCTTCAGAAATCAGAACTGCTTTATGGTTATATTGATGGAAGCGATTTCTATAATAACCCAATTGCTGTACAGAACCGTTCGATTATGAATGTACCGTTTACTCTGGCTGATGAAGCGCTGGATAAACTGTTCCTGAAAGAAGCGGAAGAAAATCATCTGCTAAATCTTGCTGGTCACCGTTCAGTTGGTGGTATGCGTGCAAGTATTTACAATGCTGTTCCACTTGAAGGTGTACAGGCACTTGTGAACTTTATGGATGACTTTGCAAAACGCAACGGTTAA
- a CDS encoding YaiI/YqxD family protein, whose translation MLPFKLWVDADALPRILRDVILRASDRYQLEVTFVANQNVGVTPSVRINSIQVMHGADAADQEIVNRMQEHDIVITQDIPLAAQVIEKGGIAIHPRGEIYTDANIKARLHLRDFMETLRGAGVQTGGPPPISERDKREFSGSLDQTIQKQKRKTA comes from the coding sequence GTGCTGCCATTTAAATTATGGGTGGATGCAGACGCACTGCCCAGAATTCTCCGTGATGTGATTTTACGTGCTTCTGACCGTTATCAGCTGGAAGTGACTTTTGTGGCAAATCAGAATGTGGGTGTCACCCCATCAGTCAGAATCAATTCCATTCAGGTGATGCATGGTGCGGATGCTGCGGATCAGGAAATCGTGAACCGTATGCAGGAACATGACATCGTGATTACTCAGGATATTCCACTGGCGGCTCAGGTCATCGAAAAAGGCGGAATCGCAATTCATCCCCGTGGTGAAATTTATACGGATGCAAATATTAAAGCCCGCCTGCATTTGCGTGATTTTATGGAAACATTAAGAGGTGCGGGCGTGCAGACAGGTGGACCTCCTCCAATTTCTGAACGTGATAAACGCGAGTTTTCAGGTTCTCTTGATCAGACCATTCAGAAACAGAAACGTAAAACAGCTTAA